In a single window of the Pseudoxanthomonas sp. F37 genome:
- the nuoI gene encoding NADH-quinone oxidoreductase subunit NuoI, translating to MSKVVHYFKSLMLLELLQGLWLTLKYTFKPKYTLMYPMEKFPQSPRFRGLHALRRYPNGEERCIACKLCEAVCPALAITIDSAPREDGTRRTTRYDIDLFKCIYCGFCEESCPVDSIVETHVLEYHFDKRGQNIVTKPQLLAIGDRLEAEIAERRAADAAFR from the coding sequence ATGAGCAAGGTTGTGCACTACTTCAAGAGCCTGATGCTGCTGGAGCTGCTCCAGGGCCTGTGGCTGACGCTGAAGTACACCTTCAAGCCGAAGTACACGCTGATGTACCCGATGGAGAAGTTCCCGCAGTCGCCGCGTTTCCGCGGCCTGCACGCGCTGCGCCGCTATCCGAACGGCGAGGAGCGCTGCATCGCCTGCAAGCTGTGCGAGGCCGTGTGCCCCGCGCTGGCGATCACCATCGACTCGGCCCCGCGCGAGGACGGCACCCGCCGCACCACCCGCTACGACATCGACCTGTTCAAGTGCATCTACTGCGGCTTCTGCGAGGAAAGCTGCCCGGTGGACTCGATCGTGGAAACGCACGTGCTGGAGTACCACTTCGACAAGCGCGGGCAGAACATCGTCACCAAGCCGCAGCTGCTGGCGATCGGCGACCGGCTGGAAGCCGAGATCGCCGAGCGCCGCGCCGCCGACGCCGCCTTCCGTTGA
- a CDS encoding NADH-quinone oxidoreductase subunit J — translation MDWVLISFYAFATVAVVAAGAVISVRNPVHAVLCLILTFFSVACTWLLVGAEFLGVALILVYVGAVMVLFLFVVMMLDIDIVKIREGWVKFLPIGLLVAVVMLGQMLVLIGIKARTATPFPDNAASAAAEVSNTAWLARTLFTEFLLPFEFAAVILTVAVVAAVMLTLRKRTGTKAQDPAEQSRVKASDRIRMVSMPAEKPVRDVPAAAPAEGEGKA, via the coding sequence ATGGATTGGGTCCTGATCAGTTTCTACGCCTTCGCCACCGTCGCGGTCGTCGCCGCCGGCGCGGTGATCAGCGTGCGCAACCCGGTGCATGCCGTGCTGTGCCTCATCCTGACGTTCTTCTCGGTGGCCTGCACCTGGCTGCTGGTGGGGGCCGAGTTCCTGGGCGTGGCCCTGATCCTCGTCTACGTGGGCGCGGTGATGGTGCTGTTCCTGTTCGTGGTGATGATGCTCGACATCGACATCGTGAAGATCCGCGAGGGCTGGGTGAAGTTCCTCCCGATCGGCCTGCTGGTGGCGGTGGTGATGCTGGGGCAGATGCTGGTGCTGATCGGCATCAAGGCGCGCACGGCCACGCCGTTCCCGGACAATGCCGCCTCGGCCGCCGCGGAGGTGTCCAACACCGCCTGGCTGGCGCGCACGCTGTTCACCGAGTTCCTGCTGCCGTTCGAGTTCGCCGCCGTCATCCTGACCGTCGCCGTCGTGGCCGCGGTGATGCTGACGCTGCGCAAGCGCACCGGCACCAAGGCGCAGGACCCGGCCGAGCAGTCGCGCGTGAAGGCCAGCGACCGCATCCGCATGGTGTCCATGCCGGCCGAGAAGCCGGTGCGTGACGTGCCGGCCGCTGCGCCGGCGGAAGGGGAGGGCAAGGCATGA
- the nuoK gene encoding NADH-quinone oxidoreductase subunit NuoK, whose protein sequence is MISVGHLLALGAVLFCISLAGIFLNRKNVIVLLMSIELMLLSVNINFVAFSRELGDAAGQIFVFFILTVAAAEAAIGLAILVTLFRTRRTINVAEVDTLKG, encoded by the coding sequence ATGATTTCCGTAGGCCATCTGCTGGCGCTCGGCGCGGTGCTTTTCTGCATCAGCCTGGCCGGCATCTTCCTGAACCGGAAGAACGTCATCGTCCTGCTGATGTCGATCGAGCTGATGCTGCTGTCGGTCAACATCAACTTTGTCGCTTTCTCGCGCGAGCTGGGCGACGCCGCCGGACAGATCTTCGTGTTCTTCATCCTCACCGTGGCCGCGGCCGAGGCCGCCATCGGCCTGGCGATCCTGGTCACCCTGTTCCGCACGCGGCGCACGATCAACGTGGCCGAAGTCGACACGCTCAAAGGCTGA
- the nuoL gene encoding NADH-quinone oxidoreductase subunit L: protein MEVLLSKNVLLAIVLAPLLGSIIAGLFGRLVGRAGAHTATILGVAVSCALSCWVLYQLVAQGASPFNENLYTFFEVGNYSGHVGFMIDKLTAMMMVVVTFVSLLVHLYTIGYMAEDPGYQRFFSYISLFTFSMLMLVMSNNFLQLFFGWEAVGLVSYLLIGFWFKRPTAIFANMKAFLVNRVGDFGFLLGIGCVLLMFGTLDYATVFANATLLAGKAVPVWSGAVSMFGQTWQVLDQPVIWSMATLTCICLFIGAMGKSAQVPLHVWLPDSMEGPTPISALIHAATMVTAGIFMVARMSPLFELSQTALDFVLFIGATTALFTGLIGIVQNDIKRVVAYSTLSQLGYMTVALGVSAYSAAVFHLMTHAFFKALLFLAAGSVIIGMHHEQDMRKMGGLRKYMPITWITSLIGTLALVGTPFFSGFYSKDTIIEAAKHHQHVAHEVGEKVAQMGVMAAQGYHGPSEWIATYGYWAVLLGVFVTSFYSFRLLYLTFHGKERFRDAHDGHAHGHDAHDDHAHDDHGHGHHGAHEPHESPWVVTVPLVLLAIPSIFVGFFTIGPMLFGTDWSGHHEATPFFLGAIDFLRLDPTTAISARDTVMSLKEEFWHGPVGYATHGMQMPPFWLALGGFLLATFLYLFKPELPGKIRNSTVGAFLTNILDKKYWADHLWINGFAGGGVRLGKVSRAIDSHVIDGVAVNGTAKLVDLGAQLLRKSQSGYLYHYAFAMIVGLILLLGAVIKFWQ, encoded by the coding sequence ATGGAAGTCCTCCTCTCCAAGAACGTGCTGCTGGCCATCGTGCTGGCGCCGCTGCTGGGCTCGATCATCGCCGGCCTGTTCGGCCGCCTGGTCGGCCGCGCGGGCGCGCATACGGCCACCATCCTGGGCGTGGCGGTCAGCTGCGCGCTGTCCTGCTGGGTGCTGTACCAGCTGGTGGCGCAGGGCGCTTCGCCGTTCAACGAGAACCTGTACACGTTCTTCGAGGTCGGCAACTACAGCGGCCACGTCGGCTTCATGATCGACAAGCTGACGGCCATGATGATGGTCGTGGTGACCTTCGTGTCGCTGCTGGTGCACCTGTACACGATCGGCTACATGGCCGAAGACCCGGGCTACCAGCGCTTCTTCAGCTACATCTCGCTGTTCACCTTCAGCATGCTGATGCTGGTGATGAGCAACAACTTCCTGCAGCTGTTCTTCGGCTGGGAGGCGGTCGGCCTGGTGTCCTATCTGCTGATCGGCTTCTGGTTCAAGCGCCCCACGGCGATCTTCGCCAACATGAAGGCCTTCCTGGTCAACCGCGTGGGCGACTTCGGCTTCCTGTTGGGCATCGGCTGCGTGCTGCTGATGTTCGGCACGCTGGACTACGCCACCGTGTTCGCCAACGCCACGCTGCTGGCGGGCAAGGCCGTGCCTGTATGGAGCGGGGCCGTGTCCATGTTCGGCCAGACCTGGCAGGTGCTGGACCAGCCGGTGATCTGGTCGATGGCCACGCTGACCTGCATCTGCCTGTTCATCGGTGCCATGGGCAAGTCGGCCCAGGTGCCGCTGCACGTGTGGCTGCCGGACTCGATGGAAGGCCCCACGCCGATCTCCGCGCTGATCCACGCCGCGACCATGGTGACGGCCGGCATCTTCATGGTGGCGCGCATGTCGCCGTTGTTCGAGCTGTCGCAGACGGCCCTGGACTTCGTGCTGTTCATCGGCGCCACCACCGCGCTGTTCACCGGCCTGATCGGCATCGTGCAGAACGACATCAAGCGCGTGGTGGCGTACTCCACGCTGTCGCAGCTGGGCTACATGACGGTGGCGCTGGGCGTGTCGGCGTACTCGGCGGCCGTGTTCCACCTGATGACGCACGCCTTCTTCAAGGCGCTGCTGTTCCTGGCGGCCGGCTCGGTCATCATCGGCATGCACCACGAGCAGGACATGCGGAAGATGGGTGGCCTGCGCAAGTACATGCCCATCACCTGGATCACCAGCCTGATCGGCACGCTGGCGCTGGTGGGCACGCCGTTCTTCTCCGGCTTCTACTCGAAGGACACCATCATCGAGGCCGCCAAGCACCACCAGCACGTGGCGCACGAGGTGGGCGAGAAGGTGGCCCAGATGGGCGTGATGGCCGCACAGGGGTACCACGGGCCGAGCGAGTGGATCGCCACCTACGGTTACTGGGCGGTGCTGCTGGGCGTGTTCGTCACCAGCTTCTACAGCTTCCGCCTGCTGTACCTGACGTTCCATGGCAAGGAGCGCTTCCGCGATGCGCATGACGGCCATGCCCATGGACATGACGCGCACGACGATCATGCGCACGACGATCACGGCCATGGCCACCACGGCGCGCACGAGCCGCACGAATCCCCGTGGGTGGTGACGGTGCCGCTGGTGCTGCTGGCGATCCCCTCCATCTTCGTCGGCTTCTTCACCATCGGTCCCATGTTGTTCGGCACGGACTGGAGCGGGCACCACGAGGCCACGCCGTTCTTCCTGGGCGCCATCGATTTCCTGCGCCTGGATCCGACCACGGCCATCTCGGCGCGCGACACCGTGATGTCGTTGAAGGAAGAGTTCTGGCACGGGCCGGTCGGCTACGCGACCCACGGCATGCAGATGCCGCCGTTCTGGCTGGCGCTGGGCGGCTTCCTGTTGGCTACCTTCCTGTACCTGTTCAAGCCGGAGCTGCCGGGCAAGATCCGCAACAGCACGGTCGGCGCCTTCCTGACCAACATCCTGGACAAGAAGTACTGGGCCGACCACCTGTGGATCAACGGCTTCGCCGGCGGTGGCGTCAGGCTGGGCAAGGTGTCGCGCGCGATCGACAGCCACGTGATCGACGGCGTTGCGGTCAACGGCACGGCCAAGCTGGTCGACCTGGGCGCGCAACTGCTGCGCAAGTCCCAGTCCGGCTACCTGTACCACTACGCGTTCGCGATGATCGTCGGCCTGATCCTGCTGCTGGGCGCGGTCATCAAGTTTTGGCAGTAA
- a CDS encoding NADH-quinone oxidoreductase subunit M yields the protein MSNWPLLSVLIWLPILGGALVLALGNARAGAARWLGFAVAVLTFVFSLGLLSGFDYANPGLQFVESRAWIPSFDIHYNLGADGIAVALLLLNTLITVLTLAGAWGAVNKRVAQYVAAFLILEGLTNGIFAASDAVLFYVFFEAMLIPMFLIIGVWGGPRRIYASLKFFLYTFLGSVLMLVGLVYLYIKGGSFQLADLYAMPLTAKEQTWLFFAFLIAFAVKIPMFPVHTWLPDAHVEAPTAGSVILAAIALKIGGYGLLRFSLPIVPDAGHEWAMFVIVLSLIAVVYVGLVALVQDDMKKLIAYSSVSHMGFVTLGIFIAFSLVRDYGNLDGARLGLQGAMVQMISHGFISGAMFTCVGVLYDRMHTRMIKDYGGVINTMPWFGAFFILFGMANSGLPGTSGFVGEFMVILASFQQHPLIAFFAATTLVIGAAYTLWLVKRVILGEVANAHVAELKDVSLREALVLGGFAACVLALGVYPKPLTDLMEPSIAQLAMQLANSKL from the coding sequence GTGTCGAACTGGCCCCTGCTTAGTGTTCTGATCTGGCTGCCCATCCTGGGTGGCGCGCTGGTGCTCGCGCTGGGCAATGCCCGCGCCGGCGCGGCCCGCTGGCTGGGCTTCGCCGTGGCGGTGCTGACCTTCGTCTTCAGCCTGGGGCTGCTGAGCGGTTTCGACTATGCGAACCCGGGCCTGCAGTTCGTCGAGAGCCGCGCCTGGATCCCGAGCTTCGACATCCACTACAACCTGGGCGCCGACGGCATCGCCGTCGCCCTGCTGCTGCTCAACACGCTGATCACGGTGCTGACGCTGGCCGGCGCATGGGGGGCGGTGAACAAGCGCGTGGCCCAGTACGTGGCCGCGTTCCTGATCCTGGAAGGCCTGACCAACGGCATCTTCGCGGCCAGCGATGCGGTGCTGTTCTACGTGTTCTTCGAGGCGATGCTGATCCCGATGTTCCTGATCATCGGCGTCTGGGGCGGCCCGCGCCGCATCTATGCGTCGCTGAAGTTCTTCCTGTACACGTTCCTGGGCTCGGTGCTGATGCTGGTGGGCCTGGTGTACCTGTACATCAAGGGCGGCAGCTTCCAGCTGGCCGACCTGTACGCGATGCCGCTGACCGCGAAGGAACAGACGTGGCTGTTCTTCGCCTTCCTGATCGCGTTCGCGGTGAAGATCCCGATGTTCCCGGTGCATACCTGGCTGCCGGATGCGCACGTGGAAGCCCCGACCGCAGGTTCGGTGATCCTGGCGGCGATCGCGCTGAAGATCGGCGGCTACGGCCTGCTGCGCTTCAGCCTGCCGATCGTGCCGGACGCCGGCCACGAGTGGGCCATGTTCGTCATCGTGCTGTCGCTGATCGCGGTGGTGTACGTGGGCCTGGTGGCGCTGGTGCAGGACGACATGAAGAAGCTGATCGCCTATTCGTCGGTCTCGCACATGGGCTTCGTCACACTGGGCATCTTCATCGCCTTCAGCCTGGTGCGCGACTACGGCAACCTGGACGGCGCGCGCCTGGGCCTGCAGGGCGCGATGGTGCAGATGATCAGCCACGGCTTCATCTCCGGCGCCATGTTCACCTGCGTCGGCGTGCTGTACGACCGCATGCATACCCGCATGATCAAGGACTACGGTGGCGTGATCAACACGATGCCGTGGTTCGGCGCGTTCTTCATCCTGTTCGGCATGGCCAACTCCGGCCTGCCGGGCACCAGCGGGTTCGTCGGCGAGTTCATGGTGATCCTGGCCAGCTTCCAGCAGCATCCGCTGATCGCGTTCTTCGCCGCCACCACGCTGGTGATCGGTGCGGCCTACACGCTGTGGCTGGTGAAGCGGGTCATCCTGGGCGAGGTGGCCAATGCGCATGTCGCCGAACTGAAGGATGTCTCCCTGCGCGAGGCGCTGGTGCTGGGTGGCTTCGCCGCCTGCGTGCTGGCGCTCGGCGTGTATCCCAAGCCGCTGACGGACCTGATGGAACCGTCGATCGCGCAACTGGCGATGCAGCTCGCCAACAGCAAGCTGTAA
- the nuoN gene encoding NADH-quinone oxidoreductase subunit NuoN — protein MTTPMPISAADLQPLLPELTLIAGAFALLMLDLFLDNARRFITHALALAVMVAVVWMLATGVGGQGAVFSGMFVRDTLADVSKVVIVAVSALSLVYGWPYLRERNLYPGEAPVLVMFATAGMMMMVSAGSLVMVYLGLELLALCSYALVALNRDDGLATEAAMKYIVLGSLASGLLLYGMSLVYGATGSLHLPAIFEATGAALGGGGDQRLLLLTGVVFMVAGVAFKLGAAPFHMWLPDVYQGAPTPVTLFISAAPKLAAFGMAFRLLQDGVGPAAAQWQWLLAGLAVASLVIGNVIAIAQTNLKRMLAYSTVSHVGFLLVGFAGGGEVGYSAALFYAISYAIMSAAAFGAIIVLSRQGFEADRIDDFKGLNARNPWQAGLVLCVMASLAGVPPFLGFWAKLVVLGAAVNGGFLWLAIVGVLCAVIGAFYYLRVIKVMYFDEPVGEVPPARKDRVVPLVFGVNALALLALGIAWNPIMAWCRLAFAG, from the coding sequence ATGACGACGCCGATGCCCATCTCCGCCGCCGACCTGCAGCCGCTGCTGCCCGAGCTGACCCTGATCGCAGGCGCGTTCGCCCTGCTGATGCTCGACCTGTTCCTGGACAACGCCCGCCGCTTCATCACCCATGCGCTGGCGCTGGCCGTCATGGTCGCGGTGGTCTGGATGCTGGCCACGGGCGTGGGCGGGCAGGGCGCCGTGTTCAGCGGCATGTTCGTGCGCGACACCCTGGCCGACGTCAGCAAGGTGGTGATCGTCGCGGTCAGCGCGCTGTCGCTGGTCTATGGCTGGCCCTACCTGCGCGAGCGCAACCTGTATCCGGGCGAGGCGCCGGTGCTGGTGATGTTCGCCACCGCCGGCATGATGATGATGGTGTCCGCCGGCAGCCTGGTCATGGTCTACCTGGGCCTGGAGCTGTTGGCGCTGTGCTCGTACGCCCTGGTCGCGCTGAACCGCGACGACGGGCTGGCCACCGAGGCCGCGATGAAGTACATCGTGCTGGGCTCGCTGGCCTCGGGCCTGCTGCTGTACGGCATGTCGCTGGTGTACGGCGCGACCGGCTCGCTGCACCTGCCGGCGATCTTCGAGGCCACCGGGGCCGCACTGGGCGGTGGCGGCGACCAGCGCCTGCTGCTGCTCACCGGCGTGGTGTTCATGGTGGCGGGCGTGGCGTTCAAGCTGGGCGCGGCGCCGTTCCACATGTGGCTGCCGGACGTCTACCAGGGCGCCCCGACGCCGGTGACGCTGTTCATCAGTGCGGCACCGAAGCTGGCCGCCTTCGGCATGGCGTTCCGCCTGCTGCAGGATGGCGTGGGCCCGGCCGCGGCGCAGTGGCAGTGGCTGCTGGCCGGGCTGGCCGTCGCATCGCTGGTGATCGGCAACGTCATCGCGATCGCCCAGACCAACCTCAAGCGCATGCTGGCGTATTCCACGGTGTCGCATGTGGGCTTCCTGCTGGTCGGCTTTGCCGGCGGTGGCGAAGTCGGCTACTCCGCCGCGCTGTTCTACGCCATCAGCTACGCCATCATGTCGGCGGCGGCGTTCGGCGCGATCATCGTGCTGTCGCGCCAGGGCTTCGAGGCCGACCGGATCGACGACTTCAAGGGCCTGAACGCGCGCAACCCGTGGCAGGCCGGTCTGGTGCTGTGCGTGATGGCCTCGCTGGCCGGCGTGCCGCCGTTCCTCGGGTTCTGGGCCAAGCTGGTGGTGCTGGGTGCGGCCGTCAACGGCGGTTTCCTGTGGCTGGCCATCGTCGGCGTGCTGTGCGCGGTGATCGGTGCGTTCTACTACCTGCGCGTGATCAAGGTGATGTACTTCGACGAGCCTGTCGGCGAAGTCCCGCCCGCGCGCAAGGACCGCGTGGTGCCGCTGGTGTTCGGCGTCAACGCGCTGGCACTGCTGGCGCTGGGCATCGCCTGGAACCCGATCATGGCGTGGTGCAGGCTGGCGTTCGCCGGCTGA
- the rimP gene encoding ribosome maturation factor RimP: MSEKANDIANLLAPTVQSLGVELLGIEYLPAPGGATLRLYIDVQEAERATRHVNIEDCEAVSREVSAQLDVEDPISGNYTLEVSSPGVDRPLFRLEHYARFVGESAKVVMKLPQDGRRRLQGTIARIEGDRVVFVVDGAELPVAFDNIDKARLVPDWAALGLAPEKPGSGAGRKAGAKAGGAKRAPAGKAKKKPNQPAARKPRAE; this comes from the coding sequence GTGAGCGAGAAGGCCAACGACATCGCCAACCTGCTGGCACCGACCGTCCAGTCCCTGGGCGTGGAGCTGCTCGGCATCGAATACCTGCCGGCGCCCGGCGGCGCCACCCTGCGCCTGTACATCGACGTGCAGGAAGCCGAGCGCGCCACGCGCCACGTCAACATCGAGGACTGTGAGGCGGTCAGCCGCGAGGTGTCCGCGCAGTTGGACGTGGAAGATCCCATTTCCGGCAACTACACGCTGGAAGTGTCCTCGCCCGGCGTGGACAGGCCGCTGTTCCGGCTGGAGCATTACGCCCGCTTCGTCGGCGAGTCGGCCAAAGTGGTGATGAAGCTGCCGCAGGACGGCCGCCGCCGCCTGCAGGGCACCATCGCCCGCATCGAAGGCGACCGCGTCGTGTTCGTCGTGGACGGTGCCGAACTGCCGGTGGCGTTCGATAATATCGACAAGGCGCGCCTGGTCCCCGACTGGGCGGCGCTGGGCCTGGCGCCCGAGAAACCCGGATCCGGTGCCGGCCGCAAGGCCGGTGCCAAGGCTGGCGGCGCCAAGCGCGCCCCGGCCGGCAAAGCCAAGAAGAAACCCAACCAACCGGCGGCCCGCAAGCCGCGCGCGGAGTGA
- the nusA gene encoding transcription termination factor NusA, whose translation MSKELLLVVDAVANEKGVPREVIFEAIEAALASAAKKRYLDQDVQVRVAIDPKDGSYETFRRWEVVADDVVMESPDRQIRLMDAEDEAEGAEVGDWIEEKIENPDFGRIAAQAAKQVIVQRVREAERAQVVDAWKDRVGELVTGVVKRAERGNIYVDLGGNAEAFIPKDKGIPRDVLRAGDRVRGYLYDVRYEPRGPQLFISRAAPEFMIELFKLEVPEVGQGLVEIKACARDPGDRAKIAVLAHDTRTDPIGACIGMRGSRVQAVSNELNGERVDIVLWNDNPATFVINAMAPAEVQSIIVDEEKHSMDLAVAEDRLAQAIGKGGQNVRLASRLTGWQLNVMTADQVQAKSEAEQAVARQLFMDKLEVDEEIAAILVAEGFSTVEEIAYVPVGELLAVEGFDEDIVEELRSRARDALLNEALAEEEGLEENHPAEDLLALEGMDEETAFALAAQGVRTSEDLSDLAADEVVEFGIEGLDEARAAALILAARAEEIARLERGA comes from the coding sequence ATGAGTAAGGAATTGTTGCTGGTCGTGGATGCGGTGGCCAACGAGAAGGGCGTGCCGCGCGAAGTCATCTTCGAGGCCATCGAGGCCGCGTTGGCCTCCGCCGCCAAGAAGCGCTATCTGGACCAGGACGTGCAGGTGCGCGTGGCCATCGATCCGAAGGACGGCAGTTACGAGACGTTCCGCCGCTGGGAAGTGGTGGCCGACGACGTGGTGATGGAATCGCCCGATCGCCAGATCCGCCTGATGGACGCCGAGGACGAGGCCGAAGGCGCCGAGGTGGGCGACTGGATCGAAGAGAAGATCGAGAATCCGGATTTCGGCCGCATCGCCGCCCAGGCCGCCAAGCAGGTCATCGTGCAGCGCGTCCGCGAGGCCGAGCGCGCCCAGGTGGTCGATGCGTGGAAGGACCGGGTGGGCGAGCTGGTCACCGGCGTGGTCAAGCGCGCCGAGCGCGGCAACATCTACGTGGACCTGGGCGGCAACGCCGAGGCCTTCATCCCGAAGGACAAGGGCATCCCGCGCGACGTGCTGCGTGCCGGCGACCGCGTGCGCGGTTACCTGTACGACGTGCGCTACGAACCGCGCGGCCCGCAGCTGTTCATCAGCCGCGCCGCCCCGGAATTCATGATCGAGCTGTTCAAGCTGGAAGTGCCGGAAGTGGGCCAGGGCCTGGTCGAGATCAAGGCCTGCGCGCGCGATCCGGGCGACCGCGCCAAGATCGCCGTGCTGGCGCACGACACCCGCACCGATCCCATCGGCGCCTGCATCGGCATGCGCGGCTCGCGCGTGCAGGCCGTGAGCAACGAGCTCAACGGCGAGCGCGTGGACATCGTGCTGTGGAACGACAATCCGGCCACCTTCGTCATCAACGCGATGGCGCCTGCCGAAGTGCAGTCCATCATCGTCGATGAGGAAAAGCACTCGATGGACCTGGCCGTGGCGGAAGACCGCCTGGCGCAGGCGATCGGCAAGGGCGGCCAGAACGTCCGCCTGGCCAGCCGCCTGACCGGCTGGCAGCTCAACGTCATGACCGCCGACCAGGTGCAGGCCAAGAGCGAGGCCGAACAGGCCGTCGCCCGCCAGCTGTTCATGGACAAGCTGGAAGTGGACGAGGAGATCGCCGCCATCCTGGTCGCCGAGGGTTTCAGCACGGTCGAGGAAATCGCCTACGTGCCGGTCGGCGAACTGCTGGCCGTGGAGGGCTTCGACGAGGACATCGTGGAGGAACTCCGTTCGCGCGCCCGCGATGCCCTGCTCAACGAGGCGCTGGCCGAGGAAGAAGGCCTGGAGGAGAACCATCCGGCCGAGGACCTGCTGGCGCTGGAAGGCATGGACGAGGAGACCGCGTTCGCGCTGGCCGCGCAGGGCGTGCGCACCAGCGAGGACCTGTCCGACCTGGCGGCCGACGAAGTGGTCGAGTTCGGTATCGAGGGCCTGGACGAGGCGCGCGCCGCCGCGCTGATCCTGGCCGCTCGCGCCGAGGAGATCGCCCGTCTGGAGCGCGGCGCATGA